A stretch of Halichondria panicea chromosome 1, odHalPani1.1, whole genome shotgun sequence DNA encodes these proteins:
- the LOC135331951 gene encoding uncharacterized protein LOC135331951 isoform X1, with the protein MSLMSFVPLVHPIPSFLRKKRPVAKKPTNQSKPSVTITPINAMRAIATAVTTTTISSRDRPRGRGSGSKSPRQQRVSNLKPSNQNAGFHKSVDSGLDAFGHVPFTPQRIGSETNLTTVTGSPFPTDDFGSTSFDGRSSTPPTHNTADNARRDLFGAPPFGEGLKVTKTMTTVDQFGAVPFS; encoded by the exons ATGTCACTAATGTCTTT CGTTCCCCTGGTCCACCCAATCCCCTCCTTTCTCCGAAAAAAACGTCCTGTTGCTAAGAAACCAACAAACCAATCAAAACCATCCGTGACTATCACCCCCATCAACGCTATGAGGGCTATTGCCACAGCGGTTACCACGACAACCATTTCATCTCGAGATCGACCTCGCGGAAGAGGTAGCGGGTCTAAGTCGCCGCGGCAACAACGAGTATCGAACCTGAAgccgtccaatcagaatgcaGGATTCCATAAGAGCGTAGACAGTGGACTGGATGCTTTTGGTCATGTCCCGTTCACTCCACAAAGAATAGGATCAGAGACCAACCTGACCacagtg actGGCAGTCCATTTCCTACAGATGACTTTGGTAGCACTTCATTTGACGGACGTTCCTCTACCCCTCCCACTCATAATACTGCTGACAATGCAAGACGAGATTTGTTTGGAGCACCTCCATTTGGAGAGGGTTTAAAGGTTACGAAGACAATGACAACTGTAGATCAATTTGGAGCGGTTCCTTTTAGCTGA
- the LOC135331951 gene encoding AP2-associated protein kinase 1-like isoform X2: protein MHERMEALLFKLCFMDTPFGDNPLAIVSAQYSIPEDSPYTQDLHNLRAYLLTSDPELRPSIWQVCVVVSRITGTTNHVTNVFRSPGPPNPLLSPKKTSCC from the exons ATGCATGAAAGGATGGAG Gcactactgttcaagctgtgcttcatggatactccatttggtgacaaccctctagccatagtcagtgctcagtacagcattcctgaagactctccctacacacaagacctgcacaacttgagag CGTAtctgttgacctctgaccctgagctgcgtcccagtatctggcaagtgtgtgtggtggtgtcCAGGATCACAGGAACCACCAACCATGTCACTAATGTCTTT CGTTCCCCTGGTCCACCCAATCCCCTCCTTTCTCCGAAAAAAACGTCCTGTTGCTAA